A genomic segment from Streptomyces sp. NBC_00459 encodes:
- a CDS encoding dihydrodipicolinate synthase family protein, with translation MTFPTPLTGVVPPVCTPLTPDREVDVRSLVRLVDHLVEAGVDGLFVLGSSSEAAYLTDDQRRLVVETVVGHVAGALPVLAGAIDMTTPRVLDHVRSVSAAGADAVVVTAPFYTRTHPSEIARHFRLVASGSPVPVVAYDLPASVHSKLPPGLVLELAADGVLAGLKDSSGDLASFRSVVTGAREHPGISGFSVLTGSELLVDSALAMGADGAVPGLANVDPHGYVRLDRFCRAGDWGRARAEQERLCVLFGMVAAGDPVRMGGSSAGLGAFKAALYLRGVIDFPVTADPQIPLSEDEVERVGKFLAGAGLL, from the coding sequence ATGACCTTCCCCACCCCGCTGACCGGTGTCGTCCCTCCCGTCTGCACTCCGCTGACACCGGACCGCGAGGTGGACGTACGCTCGCTCGTCAGGCTGGTCGACCACCTGGTGGAGGCGGGCGTGGACGGCCTGTTCGTACTCGGGTCGTCTTCGGAGGCGGCGTATCTGACGGATGATCAGCGCAGGCTGGTGGTGGAGACGGTGGTGGGCCACGTGGCCGGCGCGCTGCCGGTCCTGGCGGGCGCGATCGACATGACGACCCCCCGGGTACTGGACCACGTACGGTCCGTCTCGGCGGCGGGCGCGGACGCGGTCGTGGTCACGGCCCCCTTCTACACCCGCACACACCCCTCGGAGATCGCCCGCCACTTCCGCCTCGTGGCATCGGGCAGCCCGGTCCCTGTCGTGGCGTACGACCTCCCGGCCTCCGTGCACAGCAAACTGCCCCCGGGGTTGGTGCTGGAGCTGGCGGCCGACGGTGTCCTGGCGGGCCTGAAGGATTCGAGCGGCGACCTGGCATCGTTCCGGTCGGTGGTGACGGGGGCGCGGGAACACCCCGGGATCAGCGGGTTCAGCGTCCTGACGGGCAGCGAACTGCTGGTGGACTCGGCGCTGGCGATGGGTGCGGACGGGGCGGTGCCAGGGCTCGCGAACGTCGACCCTCACGGGTATGTGCGGCTGGACCGGTTCTGCCGTGCGGGTGACTGGGGACGGGCCCGGGCCGAGCAGGAACGGTTGTGCGTGCTGTTCGGCATGGTGGCTGCGGGGGATCCGGTCCGGATGGGGGGCAGCTCGGCGGGGCTGGGGGCATTCAAGGCGGCGCTTTATCTGCGGGGGGTGATTGACTTCCCGGTTACTGCTGATCCGCAGATTCCGTTGTCGGAGGACGAGGTGGAGCGGGTGGGGAAGTTCTTGGCGGGGGCGGGGTTGTTGTAG
- a CDS encoding Imm10 family immunity protein, giving the protein MELIAQSVGFEIDDEDEVVEAGFSEGIDDPGFTLLIQRTDYEPDEQDISLGMDTYCLVSGGRTHYGGLLRVEWDGGSLRFTFSERAASVLNIPESLTVRFEAPVENVEAYVAGLPDILDWGRSEERPVLVGF; this is encoded by the coding sequence ACTTATCGCGCAATCGGTCGGGTTTGAGATCGACGACGAGGATGAGGTGGTCGAGGCCGGTTTCTCCGAAGGAATTGATGACCCCGGATTCACGTTGCTTATTCAGCGGACGGACTACGAACCCGACGAGCAGGACATCTCCCTGGGGATGGACACGTACTGTCTCGTGAGCGGTGGCAGGACCCACTACGGAGGGCTCCTGCGCGTGGAATGGGACGGCGGTTCCCTCCGGTTCACCTTTTCCGAGAGGGCCGCTTCAGTACTGAATATTCCGGAGAGTCTGACGGTCCGGTTTGAAGCTCCTGTCGAGAATGTGGAGGCATACGTGGCCGGGCTTCCCGACATCCTCGACTGGGGTCGGTCGGAGGAACGTCCCGTACTGGTGGGGTTCTAG
- a CDS encoding dipeptide/oligopeptide/nickel ABC transporter permease/ATP-binding protein has translation MFERGRLAALLSRPGIRLRGWRRLPVISRIAVCFLAVVVFVAVFAPLVAPDDPLDQQPLIGGTGAPSAEHWMGQDSLGRDIMSRLIYGARWSLAIGLGATALALTVGALIGAIAATSRKAVDETLMRCLDVVMAFPGIALAAVLVAVFGGGITVLICAIAFLFTPPVARVVRANVLDQYGEDYVTAERVIGARTPHIVLKHVAINCAAPVLVFCTVQVAEAIVFEASLSFIGAGVRPPDPSWGSVIADGKNMVLTGGWWATVFPGLLMLITVLSLNVLSEGVSDAWAAPAARDVKVREQEDPLEAPEPGTGKVLALPGLTEAAERLRARARPVPTGLPVLAVENLTIGFAARHSGVNIVDGISFEVHPGEVLGLVGESGCGKSLTALTVMGLEPKGARVTGQVRFNQRNLLAEPMRVRRKLLGHEMAMIYQDALSSLNPAMTIRSQLKQVVRRGGHRTPEELLGLVGLDPDRTLRSYPHELSGGQRQRVLIAMALSRDPKLIVADEPTTALDVTVQAQIIELLLRLRAELDFALILVSHDLALVADVTDRVVVMYGGQIVETGVTADLVGSPSHHYTRGLLGSVLSLESAAVRMTQIKGTVPSPADFPKGCRFADRCPMATEVCRTTAPDLLGTQTHLAACHHPAIDLTTPEPTGSESVK, from the coding sequence GCATCCGCCTGCGCGGGTGGCGTCGGCTCCCGGTCATCTCCCGGATCGCGGTCTGCTTCCTGGCGGTGGTGGTGTTCGTCGCCGTCTTCGCCCCTCTCGTCGCCCCCGACGACCCCCTGGACCAACAGCCCCTGATCGGCGGCACGGGAGCCCCCTCCGCCGAGCACTGGATGGGCCAGGACAGCCTGGGCCGCGACATCATGAGCCGGCTGATCTACGGCGCCCGCTGGTCCCTCGCCATCGGCCTCGGCGCCACCGCGCTCGCCCTGACGGTGGGCGCGCTGATCGGCGCGATCGCGGCGACCTCGCGCAAGGCGGTCGACGAGACGCTGATGCGCTGCCTGGACGTGGTGATGGCGTTCCCGGGCATCGCGCTGGCCGCCGTGCTCGTCGCGGTCTTCGGCGGCGGCATCACGGTCCTGATCTGCGCGATCGCCTTCCTGTTCACCCCACCGGTGGCGCGGGTGGTGCGGGCGAACGTCCTGGACCAGTACGGCGAGGACTACGTGACGGCGGAACGGGTGATCGGCGCCCGAACACCCCACATCGTCCTGAAGCACGTGGCGATCAACTGCGCCGCCCCGGTACTGGTCTTCTGCACGGTGCAGGTGGCCGAGGCGATCGTCTTCGAGGCGTCGCTGTCGTTCATCGGCGCGGGCGTACGGCCGCCGGACCCGTCCTGGGGAAGCGTCATCGCGGACGGCAAGAACATGGTCCTGACGGGCGGTTGGTGGGCGACGGTGTTCCCCGGCCTGCTGATGCTGATCACGGTGCTGTCGTTGAACGTCCTCTCCGAGGGCGTGTCGGACGCCTGGGCGGCACCGGCGGCGCGGGACGTGAAGGTACGGGAGCAGGAGGACCCCCTGGAGGCCCCCGAGCCGGGGACCGGCAAGGTCCTGGCTCTCCCCGGCCTGACGGAGGCGGCGGAGCGCCTGCGTGCGAGGGCCCGCCCGGTACCAACCGGGCTGCCCGTACTGGCGGTTGAGAACCTGACGATCGGTTTCGCCGCCCGCCACTCGGGCGTGAACATCGTCGACGGCATCAGCTTCGAGGTCCACCCGGGCGAAGTCCTGGGCCTGGTGGGCGAGTCGGGCTGCGGCAAGTCACTGACGGCGCTGACGGTGATGGGCCTGGAACCGAAGGGCGCCCGGGTCACCGGCCAGGTCCGCTTCAACCAGCGCAACCTGCTCGCCGAACCCATGCGCGTACGCCGCAAGCTGCTGGGCCACGAGATGGCGATGATCTACCAGGACGCCCTGTCGTCCCTGAACCCGGCGATGACGATCCGATCCCAGCTCAAGCAGGTAGTACGCCGAGGAGGCCACCGCACCCCCGAGGAGCTGCTGGGCCTGGTGGGCCTCGACCCCGACCGCACCCTCCGCAGCTACCCGCACGAACTGTCCGGCGGCCAGCGCCAGCGGGTCCTGATCGCGATGGCCCTGTCCCGGGACCCGAAGCTGATCGTGGCGGACGAGCCGACGACAGCGCTGGACGTCACGGTCCAGGCCCAGATCATCGAACTGCTCCTGCGCCTGCGCGCGGAGCTGGACTTCGCCCTGATCCTGGTCTCGCACGACCTGGCCCTGGTGGCGGACGTGACGGACCGGGTGGTCGTGATGTACGGCGGCCAGATCGTCGAAACGGGAGTGACGGCGGACCTGGTCGGGTCCCCGTCCCATCACTACACCCGGGGCCTGCTTGGCAGCGTGCTGTCGTTGGAGTCGGCGGCGGTCCGCATGACCCAGATCAAGGGCACGGTCCCCTCCCCCGCCGACTTCCCCAAGGGCTGCCGCTTCGCCGACCGTTGTCCGATGGCGACGGAGGTGTGCCGTACGACGGCCCCCGATCTCCTGGGCACCCAGACCCACTTGGCGGCCTGCCACCATCCGGCGATCGACCTGACGACGCCGGAGCCGACGGGAAGCGAGAGCGTGAAGTGA
- a CDS encoding ABC transporter ATP-binding protein, with product MELSDTHVVHKARSGGLFTRDRVYALTGADFRVAPGETVGVVGESGCGKSTLAKVLVGVQPPTSGQVSFRGDDLWTMKPAERRSAIGTGTGMIFQDPSTALNRRLTVRQILRDPLDVHRRGTTREREERVRELMGLVGLPRALADGLPGQLSGGQRQRVAIARALALDPDLVVADEPTSALDVSVRAQILNLLLDLKERLGLALVFVSHDIQTVRRMSDRVITMYLGRIVEESPADEVTDGARHPYTRALFSATPGLLDPIDPIPLVGPVPSATHPPSGCPFRTRCWKATEVCAEVMPEFTAASIPGHRFRCHHPVEEGRATRDLVAQAVAAVPDVQKHPVADASDTPSAPPHGPKDPREP from the coding sequence GTGGAACTTTCGGACACGCATGTGGTCCACAAGGCCCGCAGCGGCGGCCTGTTCACCCGGGACCGCGTGTACGCCCTGACAGGCGCCGACTTCAGGGTCGCGCCCGGCGAAACCGTGGGTGTGGTGGGCGAGTCGGGCTGCGGCAAGTCGACGCTGGCGAAGGTCCTGGTGGGCGTACAGCCGCCGACGTCGGGACAAGTGTCCTTCCGGGGCGACGACTTGTGGACGATGAAGCCGGCGGAGCGCCGCTCGGCCATCGGCACGGGCACCGGCATGATCTTCCAGGACCCCTCGACGGCCCTGAACCGCCGCCTGACGGTCCGCCAGATCCTCCGCGACCCCTTGGATGTGCACAGGCGAGGTACGACAAGGGAACGGGAGGAGCGGGTAAGGGAGTTGATGGGCCTGGTGGGCCTCCCGCGAGCCCTGGCGGACGGCCTACCGGGCCAGTTGTCGGGCGGCCAACGCCAACGGGTGGCCATCGCACGGGCGTTGGCCCTGGACCCCGACCTGGTGGTGGCGGACGAACCGACCAGCGCCCTGGACGTATCGGTCCGAGCCCAGATCCTGAACCTCCTCCTGGACCTGAAGGAGCGGCTGGGCCTGGCCCTCGTCTTCGTCTCGCACGACATCCAGACGGTACGCCGGATGAGCGACCGGGTGATCACGATGTACCTGGGCCGGATCGTGGAGGAGTCCCCCGCGGACGAGGTGACGGACGGGGCGCGTCACCCGTACACCCGGGCCCTGTTCTCGGCGACGCCGGGCCTGCTGGACCCGATCGACCCGATCCCACTGGTGGGCCCGGTCCCCTCGGCAACACATCCGCCCTCGGGCTGCCCTTTCCGCACACGCTGCTGGAAGGCGACGGAGGTGTGCGCGGAGGTGATGCCGGAGTTCACGGCCGCGTCAATCCCGGGACACCGGTTCCGTTGCCACCACCCTGTGGAGGAGGGCCGGGCGACGCGGGACCTGGTCGCCCAGGCGGTCGCCGCCGTGCCCGACGTGCAGAAACACCCTGTAGCTGACGCCTCCGACACCCCCTCCGCACCGCCGCACGGCCCGAAAGACCCCAGGGAGCCCTGA